The following coding sequences lie in one Pelobacter seleniigenes DSM 18267 genomic window:
- a CDS encoding 30S ribosomal protein S1, whose product MVEEKDMQDENEMETMDGEESFEELLKDYEQGGFELKRNDVVQGTIVQVNPDSVVVDVGYKSEGVIPIREFADEKGEINVNVGDVYDVLFGGGESDSGLIVLSKEKADRQKIWNSLEEGAVVEGRIVSRIKGGLSVDIGVNAFLPGSQVDLRPVRNLDKVIGQSYEFKIIKLNKRRGNIVLSRRVLLESERESQRGETLKTLEENQVVEGIVKNLTDYGAFIDLGGIDGLLHITDMSWGRVKHPSDILAVGDKINVKVLKFDKDKERVSLGLKQIAPDPWLDVDSKYPIGAKVTGKVVSLTDYGAFVELEEGVEGLIHVSEMSWTKRVKHPNKVLNIGDDVESVVLALDTDNRRISLGLKQVEPNPWDVIGEKFPIGTIIEGQVKNITDFGIFVGVDEGIDGLVHISDLSWTKRIKHPSEAYKKGDLVKAVVLNIDRENERFSLGLKQLSSDPWETVPTRYARGTIVKGKVTSVTDFGIFIELEEGIEGLIHVSELSKEKIDSPKEFAHVGDDLEAAVLQVDTVDRKIALSIKNLDEQKEKAEVNEFMGAQKNATSNLGALLQGALDRKSDD is encoded by the coding sequence ATGGTAGAAGAAAAAGACATGCAGGACGAAAACGAAATGGAAACAATGGACGGCGAAGAAAGTTTTGAAGAGCTGCTCAAAGACTATGAGCAGGGTGGCTTCGAGCTGAAACGGAACGACGTCGTTCAAGGCACAATTGTTCAGGTGAATCCTGATTCGGTTGTTGTCGATGTTGGTTACAAATCGGAAGGCGTCATCCCGATTCGTGAGTTTGCCGACGAAAAAGGTGAAATCAACGTCAATGTCGGGGATGTCTATGATGTCCTGTTCGGTGGCGGAGAGAGTGACAGCGGCCTGATCGTTCTGTCCAAGGAAAAAGCGGATCGGCAGAAGATCTGGAATTCCCTGGAAGAAGGTGCGGTTGTTGAAGGACGCATTGTCAGCCGGATTAAAGGCGGTCTCTCGGTCGATATCGGAGTCAACGCATTCTTGCCGGGCTCTCAGGTCGATCTCCGTCCGGTCCGTAACCTGGATAAGGTTATCGGACAATCTTATGAATTCAAGATCATCAAGCTGAACAAACGGCGTGGCAATATCGTTCTGTCACGGCGTGTTCTTCTCGAGTCCGAACGTGAGTCCCAGCGCGGTGAAACGCTCAAGACTCTTGAGGAGAACCAGGTTGTTGAAGGGATTGTTAAAAACCTGACCGATTACGGTGCGTTCATCGACCTCGGCGGGATTGACGGTCTTCTGCATATTACTGACATGTCCTGGGGTCGGGTCAAACATCCGTCCGATATCCTGGCTGTCGGCGACAAAATCAACGTTAAGGTGCTCAAGTTCGACAAAGACAAAGAGCGGGTTTCCCTTGGCCTCAAACAGATTGCCCCCGATCCGTGGCTCGATGTCGACAGCAAATACCCGATCGGTGCCAAAGTCACCGGCAAGGTTGTCAGCCTGACCGATTACGGCGCATTTGTCGAGCTTGAAGAAGGTGTTGAAGGCCTCATTCACGTGTCCGAAATGAGCTGGACCAAACGGGTCAAGCATCCGAACAAAGTTCTCAATATCGGTGACGATGTCGAGTCCGTTGTCCTGGCCCTTGATACGGATAATCGGCGTATTTCCCTTGGCCTGAAGCAGGTTGAACCGAACCCCTGGGATGTTATCGGTGAGAAATTCCCCATCGGTACCATTATTGAGGGACAGGTCAAGAATATTACCGATTTCGGCATCTTTGTCGGTGTTGATGAAGGGATTGACGGCCTGGTCCACATTTCCGACCTGTCTTGGACCAAACGCATCAAGCATCCTTCCGAAGCTTACAAAAAGGGCGATCTGGTCAAGGCGGTTGTGCTGAATATCGACCGTGAAAACGAGCGTTTCTCCCTCGGCCTCAAGCAATTGAGTTCCGATCCGTGGGAAACCGTTCCGACCCGCTACGCACGTGGCACCATCGTGAAGGGCAAAGTCACTTCGGTGACCGATTTCGGTATCTTCATTGAGCTTGAAGAAGGGATCGAGGGGTTGATTCATGTCTCCGAGCTGAGCAAAGAGAAGATCGACAGCCCGAAAGAATTCGCCCATGTCGGTGACGATCTCGAAGCTGCGGTACTCCAGGTCGATACCGTTGATCGCAAGATTGCCCTGTCCATCAAGAATCTTGACGAGCAAAAAGAAAAAGCTGAAGTCAACGAATTCATGGGTGCACAGAAAAATGCAACCTCGAATCTCGGAGCGTTGCTGCAAGGCGCTCTGGATCGTAAATCTGACGATTAA
- a CDS encoding integration host factor subunit beta — MTKSELIERLSDEHELLNKKDAEAVINLIFGGIGDALAQGDRVEIRGFGSFSVRERDAREARNPKSGQLVKIPSRKTPFFKTGKELRERVDE, encoded by the coding sequence ATGACTAAAAGTGAATTAATTGAGCGTCTTTCGGACGAACATGAACTATTGAACAAAAAGGATGCTGAAGCAGTTATCAATTTGATTTTCGGCGGTATCGGCGATGCTCTTGCTCAGGGTGATCGCGTTGAAATCCGCGGGTTTGGCTCCTTTTCGGTCAGGGAACGCGATGCTCGTGAAGCCAGAAATCCCAAAAGTGGGCAGCTGGTCAAAATCCCCTCACGTAAAACCCCCTTTTTTAAGACCGGTAAAGAACTGCGTGAAAGAGTTGACGAGTAA
- the cmk gene encoding (d)CMP kinase: protein MNKLIVAIDGPSGAGKSTLSKLLAKHLDYLNIDTGAMYRSVAWAARQQGVDPDDEEALAALCSQLEIEFIRMADGERVMVNGHDVSSAIRTPEISLLTARVSACPAVRAAMVEQQRRLGRAGGVVLEGRDIGSVVFPHAEVKFYLSATAAARGRRRFEELRQKGAQVDLEQTIREVEARDAADMQRTHAPLVQTADAIAIDSTKMTIDEVLEQMLRTIRQKEVNN from the coding sequence ATGAACAAATTGATTGTTGCCATCGATGGTCCGTCCGGAGCCGGTAAAAGCACTTTGAGTAAATTGCTGGCCAAGCATTTGGACTATCTCAATATCGACACCGGAGCCATGTATCGCTCCGTCGCCTGGGCGGCCCGCCAGCAAGGAGTTGATCCTGACGATGAAGAGGCGTTGGCCGCCTTGTGCAGTCAGTTGGAGATTGAATTTATCCGGATGGCCGATGGAGAGCGGGTGATGGTCAATGGTCATGACGTTTCCAGCGCAATCAGAACGCCGGAGATCAGCCTGCTAACGGCCCGCGTGTCGGCCTGCCCCGCAGTCCGTGCCGCTATGGTCGAACAGCAACGGCGGCTGGGACGTGCCGGAGGAGTGGTTCTCGAGGGGCGGGATATCGGCAGCGTGGTTTTTCCTCATGCCGAAGTTAAATTTTATCTTTCCGCAACGGCTGCCGCACGGGGGCGTCGACGTTTTGAAGAACTCCGTCAAAAAGGCGCCCAAGTCGATCTCGAACAGACCATTCGCGAAGTCGAAGCCAGGGACGCCGCCGATATGCAGCGGACCCATGCCCCTTTAGTCCAGACCGCGGACGCGATTGCCATCGATTCGACCAAAATGACCATCGACGAGGTTCTGGAGCAGATGCTGAGAACCATCAGGCAAAAAGAAGTGAACAATTAA
- the lgt gene encoding prolipoprotein diacylglyceryl transferase has translation MTYPQIDPIIFQVGPLAVRWYGMMYLLGFLGGFLVMCHVARLRNYPLDRERISDLLFYAVLGVVLGGRLGYVLFYNPAYYLRHPLEILSVWEGGMSFHGGVLGVLTATLLFCRHKQLPFLVVTDLAVAAVPVGLGLGRIGNFINGELWGRVTDVPWGMVFPGAGSSPRHPSQLYEAGLEGVVLFVLIYCLHRLKVRRGVPSFCFLLFYGLFRFAVEFFRQPDRQLGFLWGGATMGQLLSLPMIIIGAGALLLIYRRPADEES, from the coding sequence ATGACCTATCCACAGATTGATCCGATTATTTTCCAGGTCGGCCCCTTGGCGGTTCGTTGGTATGGCATGATGTATTTGCTCGGTTTCCTCGGCGGTTTTCTGGTCATGTGTCATGTGGCCCGGCTACGCAATTATCCGCTGGATCGCGAACGAATTTCCGATCTGCTCTTCTATGCGGTGCTCGGGGTGGTCTTAGGAGGGCGGCTCGGTTATGTGCTGTTTTACAACCCCGCTTATTATCTGCGTCACCCTTTGGAAATTTTGTCGGTCTGGGAAGGGGGGATGAGTTTTCACGGCGGGGTGTTGGGGGTGTTGACTGCCACTTTACTGTTTTGTCGTCACAAGCAATTGCCATTTCTGGTGGTGACTGATCTGGCGGTTGCCGCTGTCCCGGTCGGCCTCGGTCTTGGCCGGATCGGAAATTTTATCAACGGCGAGCTGTGGGGCAGGGTTACTGATGTCCCCTGGGGGATGGTTTTCCCGGGGGCGGGCAGCAGCCCGCGACATCCGAGTCAGCTGTACGAAGCCGGCCTCGAGGGGGTGGTCCTGTTTGTGCTGATCTACTGTCTGCATCGCCTCAAGGTTCGTCGTGGCGTTCCTTCCTTCTGTTTCCTCCTTTTTTATGGCCTGTTTCGGTTTGCGGTGGAATTTTTTCGCCAGCCGGACCGGCAACTCGGTTTTCTTTGGGGTGGCGCCACCATGGGGCAATTGCTGTCGTTGCCCATGATCATTATCGGCGCGGGAGCATTACTGCTGATCTATCGTAGGCCTGCTGATGAAGAATCTTAA
- the pheA gene encoding prephenate dehydratase: MAEEQLKQLRERIDLIDNQILDLLNQRAEVVLAVGKAKQGDERGFYVPSREKAIYERLTGNNPGPFPNDAVCKVFREIISASLNMELPLQVAFFGPQATFTHMAAMQQFGLSAQLVPLKSIPAVFEEVERGRAHYGVVPVENSTEGVVNHTLDMFIGSELKVIAEIMLEISHNLLSKTGRVEMISKIVSHPQPLAQCRHWLETNMADTPLLDVASTAAAAQLAAEDETVAAIASQAAAIQYGLQVVKAKIEDNPHNFTRFLVIGRKSPEQSGDDKTSIMFSIKDEPGILYRMLEPFSRRQINLAKIESRPMKQKAWEYIFFLDLIGHVADRDIADAIEELRTHCHFLKVLGSYPLARSGSQSGDHQA; the protein is encoded by the coding sequence ATGGCAGAAGAACAACTGAAACAATTGCGGGAACGCATCGATCTGATTGACAATCAGATCCTTGACCTGTTGAATCAGCGCGCCGAGGTCGTTTTGGCGGTCGGCAAAGCAAAACAGGGTGACGAGCGGGGGTTTTACGTTCCCAGCCGGGAAAAAGCAATTTACGAACGTCTGACCGGGAATAATCCGGGTCCCTTCCCCAATGATGCGGTCTGTAAGGTTTTTCGGGAGATCATTTCCGCATCACTGAATATGGAACTGCCGCTGCAGGTCGCTTTCTTTGGCCCGCAAGCAACCTTTACCCATATGGCGGCAATGCAGCAGTTCGGTCTTTCGGCCCAGCTGGTCCCATTGAAAAGCATCCCCGCGGTTTTTGAGGAGGTGGAACGGGGCAGGGCGCATTACGGTGTCGTACCGGTGGAAAATTCCACCGAGGGGGTGGTGAATCACACCCTGGACATGTTTATCGGCTCGGAATTGAAGGTGATCGCCGAGATCATGCTGGAGATTTCCCATAACCTGTTATCTAAAACCGGCCGGGTTGAGATGATCAGCAAAATTGTCTCGCATCCCCAACCGCTTGCCCAGTGCCGACACTGGCTGGAAACCAATATGGCTGATACGCCGTTGCTTGACGTGGCCAGCACAGCTGCCGCGGCCCAGCTCGCGGCGGAGGACGAAACCGTTGCCGCGATTGCCAGCCAGGCCGCGGCCATCCAATACGGCCTGCAGGTGGTGAAAGCGAAGATCGAAGATAATCCGCATAATTTTACCCGCTTCCTGGTGATCGGCCGGAAGTCTCCCGAACAGAGCGGCGATGATAAAACGTCGATCATGTTCAGTATCAAAGACGAGCCCGGAATCCTCTATCGGATGCTTGAGCCGTTCAGCCGGCGCCAGATCAACCTGGCCAAGATTGAAAGCCGGCCGATGAAACAGAAAGCCTGGGAGTATATCTTCTTCCTGGATCTGATCGGCCATGTCGCTGACCGGGATATTGCCGACGCCATTGAAGAGTTGCGCACCCATTGCCATTTTTTGAAAGTGCTCGGTTCTTATCCGCTGGCGCGCAGCGGCAGTCAGAGCGGGGATCACCAAGCATGA
- a CDS encoding STAS domain-containing protein — translation MQLNITEQGNLVRINVEEERMDAHNSGDLKEQMLQLFDEGKCNLIIDLGAVRFIDSSGLGALVSGFKNASAREGSLKLCCLQPQVRSMFELTRLHRVFEIFASVEEAQESF, via the coding sequence ATGCAATTGAATATCACCGAACAGGGTAACCTCGTCCGCATCAATGTCGAGGAAGAACGGATGGATGCCCACAATAGCGGGGACCTCAAGGAACAGATGCTGCAGCTTTTCGATGAAGGAAAATGCAATCTGATCATCGATCTGGGAGCGGTCAGATTTATTGACTCTTCCGGCCTGGGCGCACTTGTCTCAGGGTTTAAGAATGCCAGTGCCCGGGAAGGAAGCCTGAAGCTTTGCTGCCTGCAACCTCAGGTCAGGTCAATGTTCGAGCTGACTCGTCTGCACCGCGTGTTTGAAATTTTTGCCTCTGTAGAAGAAGCCCAGGAAAGTTTTTGA
- a CDS encoding prephenate dehydrogenase produces MSEQVFIPRLAIIGVGLIGGSLALALKERGVVGEVVGCGRGRPNLEKALEMGIVDRYSRDPVAAVKDADVVFLATPVKSFAAVTRQLLPGLKPGAVLTDGGSVKAAVVAEVEPLLPDQIQFVPGHPIAGTEKSGAEAAFPTLYQGKRCILTPTARTAEGALDLVRRMWQAVGSDVVTMSLEKHDRVLAAISHLPHMVAYSLVNAVGSYDHYEENILEYSAGGFRDFTRIASSDPTMWRDIAETNRDALLEMMAQFEIFFAELKADIEAGNGDRMFEFFLKSKQLRDAIL; encoded by the coding sequence ATGAGCGAGCAGGTCTTTATTCCCAGGCTGGCAATTATCGGCGTCGGCCTGATCGGGGGGTCCCTGGCGCTGGCCTTGAAAGAGCGGGGCGTGGTCGGTGAAGTGGTCGGTTGCGGGCGCGGCCGACCGAATCTGGAAAAGGCCCTGGAAATGGGGATTGTCGATCGTTACAGCCGCGACCCGGTGGCTGCGGTCAAAGACGCGGACGTGGTTTTTCTGGCCACCCCGGTCAAATCCTTTGCCGCAGTGACCCGGCAGTTGCTGCCCGGCCTGAAGCCCGGGGCGGTGTTGACAGATGGCGGTAGTGTCAAGGCAGCGGTCGTTGCCGAAGTTGAACCGCTGTTGCCTGACCAGATCCAGTTCGTCCCCGGTCATCCTATTGCCGGTACCGAAAAAAGTGGCGCCGAAGCGGCTTTTCCCACCCTGTATCAAGGCAAACGCTGCATTTTAACCCCGACCGCGAGAACTGCGGAAGGGGCCCTTGATCTGGTGCGACGGATGTGGCAAGCGGTCGGTAGCGATGTGGTCACCATGTCTTTGGAAAAGCATGACCGAGTCCTGGCCGCCATCAGCCATCTGCCACATATGGTGGCCTACTCGCTGGTGAATGCGGTCGGTTCCTATGATCATTATGAAGAGAATATTCTGGAATATTCGGCCGGCGGGTTTCGGGATTTTACCCGGATTGCGTCATCCGATCCGACCATGTGGCGGGATATCGCCGAAACCAACCGGGATGCCCTGCTGGAAATGATGGCTCAGTTTGAAATTTTTTTTGCCGAGCTCAAGGCGGATATCGAGGCTGGAAACGGCGATCGGATGTTTGAGTTTTTTCTTAAATCAAAGCAGCTTCGCGATGCGATTCTCTGA
- a CDS encoding ATP-binding protein: protein MEKRVEVNITIPNDTKYLGMIGRIGESVAHSLRGYQGNRRELAYHLNLVLTEALANAICHGNDCDPEKDVKIIISASDQDLEIKVYDQGQGFDINSLIEAGVEEWAEGGRGIQIILNLMDEVDYIQEKKGNVLKMIKHLT, encoded by the coding sequence ATGGAAAAAAGGGTTGAAGTCAATATTACCATCCCGAACGACACCAAGTATCTCGGGATGATCGGCCGAATCGGCGAAAGCGTTGCCCACTCCCTGCGGGGATATCAGGGCAACCGCCGTGAATTGGCCTATCATCTCAATCTGGTTCTGACGGAAGCCCTGGCGAATGCAATTTGCCACGGCAATGACTGCGATCCGGAGAAGGATGTCAAAATCATCATATCCGCCTCTGATCAGGATCTTGAAATCAAGGTCTATGATCAGGGGCAGGGTTTTGATATCAACAGTCTGATCGAAGCCGGGGTTGAAGAATGGGCGGAAGGCGGCCGCGGCATCCAGATCATTCTCAACCTGATGGACGAAGTTGATTACATTCAGGAAAAAAAAGGCAATGTCCTGAAGATGATCAAACACCTGACTTAG
- the aroA gene encoding 3-phosphoshikimate 1-carboxyvinyltransferase: MNHIETRIVGPGKVLRGEFVVPGDKSISHRSIMFASLAEGKSRISGLLRGEDCLSTLQAFQSLGIEVEDRAADELIIHGRGLDGLCEAGDVIDCGNSGTTMRLMSGILAGQPLFSVLTGDRYLRNRPMARVIEPLTSMGATIHGRSNHSKAPFAICGGGLQPIQYHSPIASAQVKSALLLAGMQIEGTTTVFEPHLSRDHSERMLRYFGADINSFKGGASVTGRVRLTGRDVVVPGDISSAAFFLVAGLIVPGSELLLQNVGVNPTRSGVIDILQQMGGSIKLLNEREVCGEPVADLLVKSSDLHGIAIGGEVIPRAIDEFPVISVAAAFADGETTINDAKELRVKETDRIAAICDCLGGLGAAIEPRADGMKIVGGRPLAGGQVKSFGDHRIAMSMAVAGLVAQESVEILDTSCTETSFPGFWDLLNMIQAG; encoded by the coding sequence ATGAATCATATTGAAACCAGGATTGTTGGCCCGGGGAAGGTTCTGCGTGGCGAATTCGTTGTGCCGGGAGACAAATCGATCTCCCACAGGTCGATCATGTTTGCCTCTCTGGCCGAAGGCAAATCGCGGATATCAGGGCTGTTGCGCGGCGAAGACTGCCTGTCGACGCTGCAAGCTTTTCAGTCCCTGGGGATTGAGGTCGAAGACCGGGCCGCTGATGAGTTGATAATTCATGGCCGCGGCCTTGACGGGCTGTGCGAGGCCGGCGATGTCATCGACTGTGGGAACTCCGGGACGACCATGCGGCTGATGAGCGGAATTCTGGCCGGGCAGCCGTTGTTCTCCGTATTGACCGGTGACCGTTATTTGAGAAACCGGCCGATGGCCAGGGTGATCGAACCCCTGACCAGTATGGGTGCGACAATTCACGGGCGCAGCAATCACTCCAAGGCCCCCTTTGCAATTTGCGGCGGTGGCCTGCAGCCGATTCAGTATCATTCCCCCATTGCCAGTGCCCAGGTCAAATCCGCACTGCTGCTGGCCGGGATGCAGATCGAAGGGACGACCACGGTTTTTGAACCACACCTGTCCCGCGACCATAGCGAGCGGATGCTGCGCTACTTCGGTGCCGATATCAATTCCTTCAAAGGGGGCGCCAGCGTCACCGGGCGGGTACGCCTGACCGGACGGGACGTGGTGGTCCCGGGGGATATCTCCTCCGCGGCCTTTTTCCTGGTGGCCGGACTGATCGTACCCGGCTCCGAATTGTTGCTGCAGAATGTCGGGGTTAACCCGACCCGCAGCGGGGTGATCGATATCCTTCAACAGATGGGAGGTTCCATCAAACTGCTCAACGAGCGTGAAGTCTGCGGAGAACCGGTTGCCGATCTGCTGGTCAAAAGCAGCGATCTGCATGGTATTGCGATTGGTGGCGAGGTTATCCCCAGGGCCATCGATGAGTTTCCGGTCATCAGTGTTGCTGCGGCCTTTGCCGATGGGGAAACAACGATCAACGATGCCAAAGAGTTGCGGGTTAAGGAAACCGACCGGATTGCGGCGATCTGCGATTGCCTGGGCGGACTGGGGGCTGCCATTGAACCGCGTGCGGACGGGATGAAGATTGTCGGCGGGCGGCCACTGGCCGGCGGGCAGGTCAAGTCGTTCGGTGACCATCGGATTGCGATGAGTATGGCCGTTGCCGGGCTGGTTGCCCAAGAGAGTGTTGAGATCCTCGATACCTCCTGCACGGAAACCTCCTTCCCGGGATTCTGGGACCTCTTGAACATGATCCAGGCCGGGTGA
- a CDS encoding HAD family hydrolase, with translation MKNLKAVIFDCDGVMFESRSANLAFYNKILARFAYPPVTLDDQERAHFCHTASSPVVLKGLLHPEHLEGALAYAAQLDYREFIPWMTPESGLRTLLAGLKDVYPLAVATNRGGSIETILSHFQLLEYFSTIVTSADVARPKPAPDMLLLAAEKLAVAPEDCLFIGDSELDMAAAHAANMNFAGYGPLAGGEVRIGSHQELLELLLTKSGV, from the coding sequence ATGAAGAATCTTAAAGCGGTTATTTTTGATTGCGACGGCGTCATGTTTGAGAGCCGTTCGGCAAACCTGGCTTTTTACAATAAAATCCTGGCCCGGTTCGCGTATCCGCCAGTCACTTTAGATGATCAGGAGCGCGCTCATTTCTGTCATACGGCGAGTTCCCCAGTGGTGCTCAAGGGATTGTTGCATCCGGAGCACCTGGAGGGAGCACTCGCCTATGCTGCACAGTTGGACTACCGGGAGTTTATCCCCTGGATGACGCCGGAATCCGGTTTGAGGACGTTACTGGCCGGCCTGAAAGATGTTTATCCGCTGGCCGTGGCCACCAACCGGGGCGGGAGTATCGAGACTATCCTGAGTCATTTTCAGCTGTTGGAATACTTTTCCACAATTGTCACCAGTGCCGATGTCGCCCGTCCCAAACCGGCTCCGGATATGCTGTTGCTGGCGGCTGAAAAATTGGCTGTGGCACCTGAGGACTGTCTGTTTATCGGCGATTCGGAACTGGATATGGCAGCAGCGCACGCAGCAAATATGAACTTTGCGGGATACGGCCCCTTGGCCGGTGGCGAAGTGCGGATCGGCAGTCACCAGGAACTGCTCGAACTGCTGCTGACTAAGTCAGGTGTTTGA
- the sppA gene encoding signal peptide peptidase SppA: MKKRPFLLATLTVGGIFLFFLLVVFTAGYFHSGSMAVSVGDKIGVLEVEGPIDDAKRLIEQIRDFCERGSIKAVVLRINSPGGGVGPSQEIYAELKKLAAKKPLIVSMGSVAASGGYYLAIAGERIFANPGTITGSIGVIMSFPNYQELMGKVGVATETIKSGQYKDVGSATKPFTDADRDLLQNLIDDVYQQFIEAVSKGRNIPVDRLQPYADGRILSGRQAKEIGLVDELGTFYDAIDYAADLTGLGADPDLVYPEPIQKNLLDRYLDTMMSRYLGVDMFPVKMHGPLYLWSGY, from the coding sequence ATGAAAAAGCGTCCATTTTTATTGGCTACTCTCACTGTCGGAGGAATATTTTTATTTTTCCTGCTGGTCGTATTCACGGCCGGTTACTTCCATTCCGGGTCGATGGCGGTCTCTGTTGGCGATAAAATCGGTGTTCTTGAAGTTGAGGGGCCGATTGATGACGCCAAGCGTCTGATCGAACAGATCAGAGATTTTTGCGAGCGCGGTTCGATTAAAGCTGTCGTCTTGAGAATCAATTCTCCTGGCGGCGGGGTCGGCCCGTCCCAGGAAATTTATGCGGAATTGAAGAAATTGGCGGCGAAGAAGCCCCTGATTGTTTCCATGGGCTCTGTTGCTGCTTCCGGTGGCTACTATCTGGCCATTGCCGGGGAGAGAATTTTTGCCAATCCGGGAACCATTACCGGGAGTATCGGCGTCATTATGTCTTTTCCCAATTATCAGGAATTGATGGGCAAGGTCGGCGTGGCAACGGAAACCATTAAAAGTGGACAGTATAAGGATGTCGGTTCTGCGACCAAACCGTTTACGGATGCAGATCGCGATCTTCTGCAGAATTTGATTGATGATGTTTACCAACAGTTTATCGAGGCTGTCAGCAAGGGGAGAAATATCCCGGTCGATAGACTGCAACCCTATGCCGACGGACGCATCCTAAGCGGTCGTCAGGCAAAAGAAATCGGTTTGGTTGATGAACTCGGTACTTTCTACGATGCCATCGACTACGCAGCGGATCTTACCGGTCTCGGTGCCGATCCGGATCTCGTCTATCCGGAACCGATCCAAAAAAATTTGCTTGATCGTTACCTTGATACCATGATGAGTCGCTATCTTGGCGTGGATATGTTTCCCGTCAAAATGCATGGCCCGTTGTATCTCTGGAGCGGTTATTGA
- a CDS encoding RluA family pseudouridine synthase, translating into MKWQIHKFEAAAALLQKRLDQALAEAIPDLSRSRAKKIIDLGGVHINGRRVRSCSTELKSGDSVELYLDHLPLDPYRIASEEILFQDRYLIVLNKPGLVETQPTHARFKGTVYEALQWHLRDPFHPQRNIEIGMVQRLDRGTSGLMVFSLHPRSHKEMTRIFQEHEVEKDYLALLQGRPEPLSGEIRSFLARSRQANRVKSVACGGKEALTCYRVVDDFGAMVLASVRIMTGRSHQIRVHMSEMGCPLLGDTLYGGPERVLGRVLERPLLHAARLAFKHPVTKEALEFNCPPPADMHSIIARLKEADNDLSTD; encoded by the coding sequence ATGAAGTGGCAGATTCACAAATTTGAAGCAGCCGCAGCATTGCTGCAAAAACGCCTTGATCAGGCGCTGGCTGAGGCGATACCGGATCTGTCCCGGTCGCGGGCCAAAAAGATTATTGATCTCGGCGGTGTGCATATTAACGGCAGGCGTGTGCGGAGTTGTTCAACGGAGCTTAAATCAGGCGATTCGGTTGAGCTTTACCTTGATCACCTGCCCCTTGACCCTTATCGTATTGCGTCCGAGGAGATTCTTTTTCAAGATCGTTATCTGATTGTTTTGAACAAGCCGGGACTGGTGGAAACCCAGCCGACTCATGCGCGCTTCAAGGGAACGGTCTATGAGGCGTTGCAATGGCATTTGCGCGATCCCTTTCACCCTCAACGTAACATTGAAATCGGCATGGTGCAGCGGCTCGACCGGGGGACTTCCGGGCTGATGGTGTTTTCTCTCCATCCCAGATCTCACAAGGAAATGACCCGGATCTTTCAGGAACATGAGGTGGAAAAAGACTATCTGGCATTGCTGCAGGGGCGGCCGGAACCTTTAAGCGGAGAAATTCGCAGTTTTCTGGCCCGCTCCCGACAGGCAAATCGGGTAAAATCCGTCGCCTGCGGTGGCAAAGAGGCGTTGACCTGCTATCGTGTTGTTGATGATTTCGGGGCCATGGTGCTTGCCTCGGTCAGGATCATGACCGGACGTTCCCACCAGATCCGGGTCCATATGTCTGAAATGGGTTGCCCACTGTTGGGCGATACCCTTTATGGTGGTCCCGAACGGGTTCTCGGCCGCGTTCTGGAGCGCCCTTTGCTGCATGCTGCCAGGCTGGCCTTTAAGCACCCGGTGACCAAGGAAGCCCTTGAATTCAACTGCCCGCCGCCGGCGGATATGCACAGCATCATTGCGCGACTGAAAGAGGCAGATAATGACCTATCCACAGATTGA